In Legionella lytica, one genomic interval encodes:
- a CDS encoding sensor histidine kinase: MNGLMQKNLHSQLLLKFIHELNQPLTVIKAYLGGCEIKLQRNELSPSQMNSALQKINEHTELFKNKINSMQQLIVQEEGINISSIITEISSLFFFEIKHHHIRLTLDFHECSPDFNINKSQLKGVLFRLLKQCIGTVEKNAIEQSELVIQTKPHQNNALSMTITSNFPIKEESVEDELTYCRTLFTTDCGSLSAELVPNGICFKLIMFYKDSRYAK; encoded by the coding sequence ATGAATGGATTAATGCAAAAGAATTTACATTCCCAACTTCTATTGAAGTTTATTCATGAGTTAAATCAGCCATTAACAGTAATTAAAGCTTATCTAGGTGGGTGTGAAATTAAGTTACAAAGAAATGAGCTTAGCCCCAGTCAAATGAATAGTGCATTACAAAAAATTAATGAGCATACGGAGTTATTTAAGAATAAAATTAATTCGATGCAACAATTAATCGTTCAAGAAGAGGGTATTAATATTTCTAGTATTATTACCGAGATTAGCTCTTTATTTTTCTTCGAAATAAAACATCATCACATCAGATTAACTTTAGACTTCCACGAATGTTCTCCTGACTTTAATATCAATAAATCTCAGCTTAAAGGTGTCTTATTTCGGTTATTGAAACAATGCATTGGTACTGTAGAAAAAAATGCTATAGAGCAAAGTGAGTTAGTCATTCAAACGAAACCCCATCAAAACAATGCATTGAGCATGACCATAACCAGCAATTTTCCAATAAAAGAAGAGAGCGTAGAGGACGAGCTTACTTATTGTCGTACTCTTTTTACCACCGATTGTGGCAGTTTATCCGCTGAGTTAGTACCTAATGGTATCTGCTTTAAACTGATCATGTTTTATAAGGATTCTCGATATGCCAAATAA
- a CDS encoding response regulator transcription factor, whose amino-acid sequence MPNKPMVIIVDDDPEICASFRWLFESVNLRVQTYENAKDFLDNYDATQHGCLIIDVRMPIISGLELLEYLNTTKNRLSVIIITGYGDIPMAVRAMKAGAADFILKPVNHQDLLEITQSCLKKNQNNSFQLHSDFCQRIKSLTKREKQIMDLVIEGKLNKQIAYDLNISISTVEAHRAKVMKKMEIRTLAELIRANLLHTNNVVSFEYSG is encoded by the coding sequence ATGCCAAATAAGCCAATGGTTATTATTGTTGATGATGATCCTGAAATATGTGCGTCGTTTCGTTGGTTATTTGAGTCAGTTAATCTTAGAGTACAAACTTATGAGAATGCCAAAGATTTTCTTGATAATTATGATGCTACCCAACACGGTTGCCTGATTATTGATGTGAGAATGCCTATAATAAGTGGCCTTGAATTATTGGAATATCTTAATACAACCAAAAATCGACTCTCCGTAATTATCATCACGGGATATGGTGATATTCCTATGGCAGTAAGAGCGATGAAAGCGGGGGCTGCTGATTTTATTCTTAAACCAGTAAATCATCAGGATTTATTAGAGATCACGCAAAGTTGCCTGAAAAAAAATCAAAATAATAGCTTCCAATTACATTCAGATTTTTGTCAGCGGATAAAAAGCTTAACTAAACGAGAAAAGCAGATTATGGATTTAGTTATTGAGGGTAAATTAAATAAGCAGATTGCATATGATTTGAATATATCCATCTCTACAGTAGAAGCTCATCGGGCTAAGGTTATGAAAAAGATGGAAATTAGAACTTTGGCTGAGCTAATACGAGCCAATTTGCTGCATACGAACAATGTGGTTTCTTTTGAATATTCCGGTTGA
- a CDS encoding ankyrin repeat domain-containing protein translates to MKDQLYSILSKYPFIHIDTVGELTMLVPLTGARTVTADFTAGTGKTTSLYLFGDNTCQSDIERQKFFKPNGSESHYSSFTSLFSSLIRELEGLKRTQQIEKDGAVIQSIIDTLNEQKKEAIKLKDTNPDTALMQNDFCHGTQGFTVKGEFIVSGSPDNVRHLNLPNILNLTINGADRHKFLPSGLDQDNIFTNLAYIPKKGKVEKKEDPLDANIRIAIRSKGIKTYQKGLTQNPAQLFQTVYSSLKNSSFKEAPDQSDEFFDGLANNLKMVYGDTEDYSTYTENELIEATVLILRQTGLFIPREEKEESKRFSTIYHPAIQEFSSLNGASNTTKIKTFKLFTLQTFLYVCALQLRLKNTDDAKTFLSELQKASSAEKLIAQLCKNESEFMHMLETQYGISTPEYEAIVDATFEIITDHVEVPHFDELKVACLSEELEKAHYIVLGGRLCWSTVEITENGNINSEEQKKERFKTNFEQFFEHAEAYLDRREHLRSLNEWLKDGAEYEEIALQSLEYNAEHFSYSQKLQLLETAIIKKKYLCAEFLVAQGVHNDTLFELAFKQSPANMQLINCFARVHNSYMMNYATARHLATAIRENNLDFVKIILTLAPNLLETQLPSGCTPLLYACDEGKTRLVDYFMSIGANVLATSTTQTTAEKLAEHSQNQSAINRLLTDYHLRVREQLNAGNNFPFLSTPEYFLTALKRGKQQLVAVLLEFFPELKNAITIQVLIEAIRNNSLPTVQAILAIKPELLNEVHEYGKTPLFYACQLKSTPIAQHLMGVGADIFKADSQGTLPRDAALTTEIRDLFIPYYQRLSPDSEQYQAIFTSENYRLAIMRNDFGLADCILQAHPEFINEITHEDIFNAINFDSLEAVEYILKHKPELLEYKNQNNKTPFFYACEINNLAIARYLMMQGANIHAGEITAFQPTAASYSGYTLRRVQDLSSQAARSIVSTYSHYLHNIPVSKFNAGHIIDAIDARDLRLTTYLLNRKPDLRNELSEIDLQHVKQQQMQERLYSRYEQLIQELHEKRDTFPYSNQKGSPYVALSTLSNELKVAGEKFFKTHASSDTVQQFDSACTEALNTADQVLSIHRGWHGFPLWMRAIVGIIATVTLIPAITVHATTSKGYVGTFFKSYETDSVMRTKQFASEFETMKTELLSVI, encoded by the coding sequence ATGAAAGATCAATTATACTCAATATTAAGCAAGTACCCTTTCATTCATATTGATACAGTTGGAGAACTAACAATGCTTGTTCCATTAACTGGAGCAAGAACCGTTACCGCTGACTTCACAGCAGGCACAGGAAAAACAACCTCGCTTTATCTTTTCGGGGATAATACCTGTCAATCAGACATTGAAAGACAAAAATTCTTTAAACCAAACGGCAGTGAATCGCATTACTCGAGTTTTACCAGCTTATTTTCTTCTCTTATTAGAGAGTTAGAGGGTCTAAAGAGGACACAACAAATTGAGAAGGATGGAGCTGTAATTCAGTCCATCATAGACACATTAAATGAGCAAAAAAAGGAAGCTATTAAACTTAAAGACACTAATCCCGACACAGCCCTCATGCAGAATGATTTTTGCCATGGTACTCAAGGTTTTACTGTTAAAGGGGAATTTATTGTTAGTGGCTCACCGGATAATGTTAGACACCTAAACCTGCCAAACATATTAAATTTAACCATAAATGGGGCAGACAGGCATAAATTTCTTCCTTCAGGTTTGGATCAGGATAATATTTTCACTAATCTGGCTTATATTCCCAAGAAAGGCAAGGTTGAAAAAAAAGAAGACCCCTTAGATGCAAATATCCGCATAGCGATAAGAAGCAAAGGCATCAAAACTTATCAAAAAGGATTAACTCAGAATCCAGCCCAATTATTTCAAACGGTTTATAGTTCGCTAAAAAATAGTTCTTTTAAAGAGGCACCCGATCAATCCGATGAATTTTTTGATGGCTTAGCAAATAATTTAAAGATGGTTTATGGAGACACGGAAGATTACAGCACATACACCGAAAATGAGCTTATAGAGGCAACGGTTCTCATCTTGAGACAAACTGGATTATTTATCCCCCGCGAAGAAAAAGAAGAAAGCAAACGTTTTTCCACCATCTATCATCCGGCAATCCAAGAGTTTTCCTCGCTAAATGGAGCTAGCAACACCACAAAAATAAAGACTTTTAAGTTATTTACACTGCAAACTTTTCTTTATGTGTGTGCATTACAACTACGCCTTAAAAACACAGATGATGCCAAAACATTTCTTTCAGAACTACAAAAAGCCAGCTCAGCGGAAAAATTGATTGCGCAATTATGTAAGAATGAATCTGAATTCATGCATATGCTAGAAACACAGTATGGCATTTCTACTCCGGAATATGAGGCAATTGTTGATGCAACATTTGAAATAATTACTGACCATGTCGAGGTTCCTCATTTTGATGAACTAAAAGTAGCATGTTTATCAGAAGAATTGGAAAAGGCACATTATATAGTCTTAGGTGGCAGACTCTGCTGGAGTACAGTTGAAATCACCGAAAATGGAAACATAAATAGTGAAGAACAGAAAAAAGAGCGATTTAAAACAAATTTCGAACAATTCTTCGAACACGCAGAAGCATATCTTGATCGCCGCGAACACCTCCGTTCACTCAATGAATGGTTAAAAGACGGAGCGGAATATGAAGAAATCGCTTTACAGTCACTAGAATATAACGCAGAGCATTTTTCTTACTCTCAAAAGTTACAACTTTTGGAAACCGCTATTATAAAGAAAAAATACCTATGTGCTGAATTTTTGGTGGCACAAGGAGTGCATAACGACACTCTATTCGAATTAGCCTTTAAACAAAGCCCCGCGAATATGCAGCTAATTAACTGTTTTGCTCGTGTTCATAACAGTTACATGATGAATTATGCAACTGCAAGACACTTAGCTACGGCCATTCGTGAAAATAACTTAGACTTCGTTAAAATTATTTTAACGCTAGCTCCCAACTTATTAGAAACCCAACTTCCATCAGGATGTACCCCACTCTTATATGCTTGTGATGAAGGTAAAACCAGATTAGTAGACTATTTCATGTCAATAGGAGCTAATGTTCTTGCGACTTCGACCACCCAAACAACGGCCGAAAAACTTGCAGAGCATTCACAGAACCAGAGCGCAATCAATAGATTATTGACTGATTATCACTTACGAGTAAGAGAGCAACTTAATGCTGGAAATAATTTTCCATTCCTATCCACCCCTGAATATTTCTTAACGGCACTAAAACGGGGGAAGCAGCAATTAGTGGCTGTATTATTAGAATTTTTCCCTGAACTGAAAAATGCAATTACTATTCAAGTTTTAATTGAAGCCATACGGAATAACTCACTGCCAACGGTCCAGGCAATATTAGCCATAAAACCTGAGTTATTAAATGAGGTCCATGAATATGGAAAAACTCCATTATTTTATGCCTGCCAATTAAAGAGTACACCTATTGCGCAGCATTTAATGGGAGTTGGCGCAGACATTTTTAAAGCGGATTCCCAAGGAACATTACCTCGTGATGCAGCATTAACAACAGAGATCCGTGATTTATTTATACCTTATTATCAGAGACTGTCCCCTGACTCTGAACAATACCAGGCTATATTCACTAGTGAGAACTATAGATTAGCAATCATGCGAAATGACTTCGGTCTAGCAGATTGCATTCTTCAAGCACATCCCGAATTCATCAACGAGATAACACATGAAGATATATTTAATGCCATAAATTTTGACTCGCTTGAGGCAGTGGAATACATTTTAAAACATAAACCTGAATTATTAGAATATAAAAATCAAAACAATAAAACACCGTTTTTTTATGCCTGTGAAATTAATAATCTAGCAATAGCAAGATATTTAATGATGCAGGGTGCTAATATTCATGCCGGAGAAATTACTGCATTTCAACCTACTGCAGCAAGTTATTCAGGTTATACGCTACGTAGAGTGCAGGATCTGAGTTCACAAGCAGCCCGAAGCATAGTAAGTACTTATAGTCATTACTTACACAATATTCCAGTTAGCAAATTTAATGCAGGCCATATTATTGATGCGATTGATGCACGGGATTTAAGGCTTACTACCTATTTATTGAATCGAAAGCCTGATTTAAGAAACGAGCTTAGTGAAATTGACTTACAGCATGTAAAACAGCAACAAATGCAGGAAAGACTATACAGTCGTTATGAACAATTGATACAAGAATTACATGAAAAACGTGATACTTTCCCATATTCAAATCAAAAGGGTAGTCCCTATGTTGCCCTGAGCACACTCAGCAATGAGCTCAAGGTTGCAGGGGAAAAATTCTTTAAGACTCATGCATCTTCAGACACAGTGCAACAATTTGACTCCGCATGTACAGAAGCACTTAACACAGCAGATCAAGTACTGAGTATTCATCGAGGATGGCATGGATTCCCTCTATGGATGAGAGCAATTGTCGGGATTATTGCAACAGTAACCTTAATTCCAGCAATAACTGTTCATGCAACAACGTCAAAAGGATATGTTGGAACATTCTTTAAATCTTATGAAACAGATTCAGTAATGCGTACGAAACAATTCGCATCTGAGTTTGAGACCATGAAAACTGAATTACTAAGCGTTATTTAA
- a CDS encoding histidine phosphatase family protein, with amino-acid sequence MGYKRCLTLALLLSIPSLLFAADTLIFAVDIIRHGDRTPIVSIPGLNYEWTSGLGQLTAEGMQQEHNMGVEFRKKYVEQTHLLPERYEAGTMYVRSTDYDRTLMSAQSLLMGLYPPGTGPNTSETAMPALPHSFQPIPVFSAPYKFDDVIVQPVSTQVREKLMQQYVYPTKEWQQKNNELKDRYPRWSSLTGMQINKLQDLGLLGDTLYIHQIHRAPLPEGLSSQDVNDIINACNWAFMAQERPQQVARVYSSKIMTNIANYLNKGSQNKSKLKYVLLSAHDTTIASSLSFLGAPLEQAPPYASNLNFSLYESDAGSHTVKVTYNGKPVSIPACGGTVCDLHQFIQLTKGA; translated from the coding sequence ATGGGTTATAAACGTTGCCTGACACTCGCATTACTACTCAGTATCCCCTCATTGTTATTTGCAGCAGATACACTTATTTTTGCCGTGGACATTATTCGTCATGGAGACAGAACACCAATTGTCTCTATTCCTGGATTAAATTATGAATGGACCTCAGGTTTAGGGCAGTTAACTGCAGAAGGGATGCAACAAGAGCATAATATGGGGGTGGAGTTTCGTAAAAAATACGTGGAGCAGACCCATCTATTGCCAGAACGCTATGAAGCAGGGACTATGTATGTTCGCTCAACCGATTATGATCGCACGCTCATGAGTGCTCAATCCTTACTGATGGGTTTGTATCCTCCTGGAACAGGACCTAATACTTCAGAAACAGCTATGCCTGCGTTACCTCATTCGTTTCAACCCATACCTGTCTTTAGTGCACCGTATAAATTTGATGATGTCATTGTACAGCCTGTAAGCACTCAGGTGCGGGAAAAGCTAATGCAGCAGTATGTTTATCCAACTAAAGAGTGGCAACAAAAAAATAATGAACTGAAAGATAGATACCCCCGTTGGAGCTCTTTAACGGGGATGCAAATTAATAAGTTGCAAGATTTGGGATTACTTGGTGATACCTTATACATTCATCAAATACACCGCGCCCCATTGCCTGAGGGATTAAGTTCACAAGATGTTAATGACATTATTAATGCCTGTAATTGGGCTTTTATGGCACAAGAACGTCCTCAACAGGTTGCTCGTGTTTATAGCAGTAAGATAATGACTAATATTGCTAATTATCTTAATAAGGGTAGTCAAAATAAGTCCAAGCTGAAATATGTTTTATTATCGGCTCATGATACGACTATTGCGAGTTCCTTAAGCTTTTTAGGAGCACCCTTGGAGCAGGCTCCACCGTATGCATCGAATCTTAATTTTTCACTTTATGAAAGTGATGCGGGTTCCCACACAGTTAAAGTGACTTATAATGGTAAGCCAGTTAGTATCCCTGCTTGTGGTGGTACAGTTTGCGACTTGCACCAGTTTATTCAATTGACGAAGGGGGCGTAG
- a CDS encoding DUF1810 family protein — MSIERFIQAQQGQDFFPTYTEAYKEIAQGRKTSHWIWYIFPQLQSLGHSSTAKHFGIADLQEACDYLQNTTLFEHYNEILHLVLKQLQVIPLRTLMGGSIDTYKLVSSITLFRKAALLLSDEREGETEQAYQEFIRCCDLVLRKTADQGYPPCQHTLEFT; from the coding sequence ATGAGTATCGAACGATTTATCCAGGCCCAGCAAGGACAAGACTTTTTCCCTACCTATACAGAGGCATATAAAGAAATTGCCCAGGGTCGCAAAACCAGTCATTGGATATGGTATATATTTCCCCAGCTACAGTCACTAGGACACAGTTCAACAGCAAAGCACTTTGGCATTGCAGATTTACAAGAAGCCTGTGATTACTTACAAAATACTACACTTTTTGAACACTATAATGAAATTCTCCATCTGGTTTTAAAGCAATTACAAGTAATACCCCTTAGAACCTTAATGGGAGGAAGCATTGATACGTATAAATTAGTTTCCAGTATCACGCTTTTTCGAAAGGCAGCCTTATTACTTAGTGACGAGAGAGAAGGAGAAACAGAACAGGCTTATCAGGAATTTATTCGCTGTTGCGATTTAGTTTTGCGTAAAACAGCAGATCAAGGCTATCCACCCTGCCAACATACTTTGGAATTTACTTAG
- a CDS encoding secondary thiamine-phosphate synthase enzyme YjbQ yields MNLEQHSIYLNTSGRGTTDVTGEVAAIVATTAIQQGICQLFLQHTSASLMICENYDQQVRQDLENFLVRLVPDGDPLFKHVIEGKDDMPAHVRTVLTQTCLTIPVHDGKLALGTWQGIYLYEHRYQPHKRHLLLTILGQTRA; encoded by the coding sequence ATGAATCTTGAACAACATTCGATTTACCTAAATACTTCTGGGAGAGGTACTACCGATGTTACGGGGGAGGTCGCAGCTATTGTAGCGACTACAGCGATTCAGCAAGGCATATGTCAGTTGTTTCTTCAGCATACCAGTGCTTCATTAATGATTTGTGAAAATTATGATCAACAAGTTCGCCAGGACCTGGAAAATTTTTTAGTGCGGTTGGTTCCTGATGGCGATCCATTGTTTAAGCATGTGATTGAAGGTAAGGACGATATGCCAGCGCATGTTCGTACGGTTCTAACCCAAACCTGCCTTACTATTCCAGTGCATGATGGAAAGTTAGCATTAGGCACATGGCAAGGTATCTATCTTTACGAACATCGATATCAGCCACACAAACGTCATTTATTGCTTACGATTTTAGGACAAACACGTGCTTAA
- a CDS encoding chemotaxis protein CheW: MWCKMVGKDVSSIKVLHFLLQDIRCCLDLQYVEKIFPLPLLEAIPGSPIYVAGLMNLHGKCIPVVDLRICAGLTRDETYPLSIPILLCSDGTHRLGLIVDRMIGLGEIDKNKIEIHEEFTRSHSPFYGAVTINNGVSLLMDVASLFALKLTEEMGQVSADHD, translated from the coding sequence ATGTGGTGCAAAATGGTTGGTAAGGACGTGAGCAGCATTAAGGTTCTGCATTTTTTATTACAAGACATTCGATGCTGCTTGGATTTGCAGTATGTGGAAAAAATATTTCCTTTGCCTCTATTGGAAGCCATTCCTGGAAGCCCGATTTATGTTGCAGGATTAATGAACTTACATGGAAAGTGTATTCCCGTTGTTGATTTGCGGATTTGTGCTGGATTGACTCGCGATGAGACTTACCCGTTGAGTATACCTATTCTTCTGTGTTCTGATGGAACACATCGTCTTGGTCTGATTGTTGATAGAATGATTGGGCTTGGTGAGATTGATAAAAACAAAATTGAGATACATGAAGAATTTACTCGTAGTCATTCACCATTTTACGGCGCGGTAACGATTAATAATGGTGTTTCATTGCTGATGGATGTTGCATCGCTCTTTGCATTGAAATTAACGGAAGAAATGGGGCAGGTTTCTGCAGATCATGACTAA
- a CDS encoding CheR family methyltransferase — protein MTNLLDSIKILEPAFIKLIHERFGLVTHINQARELTNIIAETCTKFNFQPNEYLDKLKHCSSSSALLADLVAAITVGESYFFRDKTQMQLLEKELLPRLIQQKKETRALKIWSAGCSSGEEIYTIAMLLLKLIPDIERWDLQLLGTDINLAALEKAMAGIYGQWSMRSIPDVYLQNYFTKEKRTYVLSPKVRDMVRLKYLNLSDNSYPSIINGTYQVDLILCRNVLIYFENDLVVKIMKKLSQCLAESAYLLLGASDPIIIADTNLVFHHDGAIYFTLNSDNK, from the coding sequence ATGACTAACTTGCTAGATAGTATAAAGATTCTAGAGCCTGCCTTTATCAAGCTAATTCATGAACGATTTGGTTTAGTGACTCATATTAATCAAGCAAGAGAATTAACGAATATTATTGCTGAGACATGTACTAAGTTTAATTTTCAGCCCAATGAATATCTGGATAAGTTAAAACATTGCTCAAGTAGTTCCGCATTATTAGCGGATTTAGTTGCAGCAATTACCGTTGGGGAAAGTTATTTTTTCCGTGATAAAACGCAAATGCAGTTATTAGAAAAAGAGCTTTTACCTCGTCTTATTCAACAAAAAAAAGAGACTCGCGCCTTAAAAATTTGGAGTGCAGGATGCTCATCAGGTGAGGAAATATATACGATTGCTATGCTTCTTTTGAAGTTAATCCCTGATATTGAGCGTTGGGATTTGCAATTATTAGGCACTGATATTAATTTGGCAGCACTCGAAAAAGCAATGGCCGGTATTTATGGGCAATGGTCAATGCGCTCTATTCCTGACGTATATTTACAAAACTATTTTACCAAAGAAAAGCGTACTTACGTTCTTTCTCCTAAGGTTCGCGATATGGTACGTCTTAAGTACCTGAATTTAAGTGATAATAGTTATCCTTCTATTATTAATGGCACTTATCAGGTTGATTTAATATTATGTCGGAATGTGCTAATTTATTTTGAGAATGATTTGGTTGTTAAAATCATGAAAAAATTAAGTCAGTGTCTGGCTGAAAGCGCTTATCTTTTATTGGGGGCCTCAGATCCAATTATCATAGCCGACACCAATCTAGTGTTTCACCATGATGGCGCAATTTATTTTACTTTAAATAGCGATAATAAATAA
- a CDS encoding chemotaxis protein CheW, with amino-acid sequence MTKLQKHASELMPQSAEALRILIARAELLAKPEVSAIDVRGIDYVRFQLSPNEHYGISYQHVCEILHHVTVSKPPCIPTFVVGVINWRGSLITVVDLMKFFHPEYSGAAGEFIIIVSINDMTLGILAYSIEGSLMYQPSQLNTPLSSTKVANPEYILGLHQSVTAILNIDGLIPGLYQAIKESVYRIGDVHGSK; translated from the coding sequence GTGACTAAATTACAAAAACATGCTTCTGAACTTATGCCTCAAAGTGCTGAGGCTTTGCGTATTTTGATTGCGCGTGCCGAATTGCTTGCCAAGCCAGAAGTCAGCGCAATAGATGTACGCGGTATTGACTACGTACGGTTTCAGCTAAGTCCCAATGAACATTATGGAATTTCCTACCAGCATGTTTGTGAAATCCTCCACCATGTGACCGTTTCAAAACCTCCGTGTATTCCGACTTTTGTTGTAGGGGTAATTAACTGGCGCGGTTCATTAATTACGGTTGTTGATTTGATGAAATTTTTTCATCCAGAATATTCTGGAGCCGCAGGGGAATTTATTATTATTGTGAGCATTAATGACATGACGCTAGGGATACTTGCTTATTCTATTGAGGGGAGTTTAATGTATCAACCCAGCCAGTTAAATACACCATTGTCTTCTACAAAAGTCGCAAATCCTGAATACATCTTAGGCCTGCATCAATCAGTGACGGCAATTCTTAATATCGATGGGTTGATACCTGGTCTATACCAGGCAATTAAAGAGAGTGTATATAGGATAGGAGATGTTCATGGAAGCAAATAA